ACTCTTGAAGTGCACCAGCACCACCTGCGCCAAGTCTTAGATGTCTTGCCTTGTCGATATAATTACGACAATCCTTCTCCAAAAATGGAAGGTTCTCAAACCCGCCCGCGCCAACCACTAAAGAGTTAAAGCTTTTGTTCATTCGGACACCAGCCATATCATTTGTATCTAGAACTCTTTTTACGGCATCACTTacttctctattacatcgaAAAAACCTTGATTTTTTGGGACTAAGACCGTGGTTATGGATATTATGAACCGTAGTCAACCGAAGTTTTCCATCACATTTCAGGGCATTAATTTTTGCCTTACATTCGGTCTTTCCTGTCGGACGTGGGTTGGCGACATTGACAGTTCTATTACGGGCCTTACCACCACGAGCACAAGCAAGGGTGACATACCTAACTGTGCCGTCTTCATCCCTCTCGGTCCTTTTTGTCATCACACCAAACCCGCACTTCTTAGCATAAGATTTATAATAATTCACTAAATCTTCATGCGTATTAAACTCCATCCCCTTATTTGGCTCCTCAATCATATCATCACCATCATTTTCAACATTATGAGATGTCCCAGCATTGCAATCCTTGTTTCCTTCTGCATTAGGTATATCCTCATTACGTCCACATAGTCCATCAGTTTCCCCACCACCGGCACTGTTAGAATCTGACCCAACTAGTTCCCCTGCAGTGGAGCTGGTGGTATTCTCAAGAGGAGTTGGAGCCATGTTATGGGGAAATGGGTAAGTAGCATGGATGGGATCAAATCCCGGTGACCACGCAGACACTTGACTAGAAAGACCATGCATGTAATTTGGGATGCTTGGACAAGTTGATGGTATGTCCTAACAAGATAATAGAACCAAGTTATTGTTGTATTCTTAGCATAAATAGGTAACTCAACACATTCCAATCTAGTTATTTTGATATAGTAAATGATATAACTTACCTCTGAATATCTATTTGAGCTACATGGTGTTATTGTAGATGGTTGTTCTTTCCCTTCTCCCATGCTGAGAGGGAGCTAAATGCAAATACTggatttgaaaagtaaaacagCACCAACACGGTACAAAAACATCCAATCAAATAAATCACGATCAATAAAATCCAATGGGTTGTGAAGAATGGAATTATGACTAGGAcgatacaaattaaaaataaataatgcaaTTACAATGGGTCCACAAgatgtaaataaaattatgtgatTCTCGCTACCCGAATATTGTTTCCTGGAGATTTTAatgtgtataaattttaaaccaactcaaaatgttttttaaagcaagacaaaatgttttttaaaaaagacaaaatgtTTTTTAAGCACCAATTCGAAACTTGGAAACATAGGAATGGGGTAGCAGTCAACATATACATTTTTCCTattaaatatacataaaaattacaCATTTTTATGTTATAATACACATGACAATTTGACCAAAAACCAACATACAAAATATCAATGAATTGCTTTGTTTCTCtctgtttgattattttagtAGTGTCACCCAGACAAGAAAAGCATTTGCCATCATGATATACCAACCAACAAAActaaagaaatgaataaaagttAGATAATTCATTGTGTTAAATTACTAGTTTTAAGCATCCTTGCATGCTCCACTCCTGACTCCTagccattattttatttcttaaggtCTCTAAAATTCTTGAATGTGGTCGGCCAGTGCTCGAACATTGGCACCTGGAGATTTTCCaactgaaaatattttttaaagcgcCACAAATTGTTTTTTAAGCACCAATTCAAAACGGAGAAACATAGGAATGGGTAGCAGTCGAGATTTTCCAACtgaaaaaattttttaaagcgCCACAAATTGTTTTTTAAGCACCAATTCAAAACGGGGAAACATAGGAATGGGTAGCAGTCAACATATCAACTACATTcattttttctaatcatttttgTTCTAATAAATATTCATTCCAGTACAGCCAACTGGGTTTGGTTGGGACGAAAACTGAAAACCTCAACATCCAAGAGTCATTTGTGCCATTTTATCAGATCTAGCTGCTGGATCATAAATACttcaaaagataatgaaaaatgatatctttataCCTTAACTAGAAACCCAAACCAGACGGCGAGAAGACAAGTTCTTGTACGACGAAATCTGAAACCCAGTTATACTACCCACAACAATCGGACAACCAGGCACGAAAATACAAACTTCCGTTGCTGATAGAAATGCCGACCTCCTTCTCTAATACAATGCCGACCTCAACAACCAAGAAATGAGGCAAACCACGCTCGGCTCGGCAACCAGAATGCAACCCAGCTCAACCGACTGCAACAACCAAGAGCAAGACCCACAGCTCGAGGAAGACGCAGACCCGGCTCGAGGAAGACGAAGACCCAGCTTGAGGAAGACAACGACCCAGCTTGAGGAAGACAAAGACCCAGCTCgcggaaaagaaaataaacccagCTCGCGGAAAACGAAAGAAAATAATACGCAGCTCAAAATCTCATTTCCGAGGACGCGCTTCtccatcgtttttttttttctttttttttttttttttttttttttaagtcaacTGGCGTGGCAGTAGCCACGTCATCCGGGGACTCGCCGGGGCCGCAACCCCGGTGGTACGTAGAAGAACTGCTTTCTCAAAATGCAAAGAATCCCTTCACCCTTTCCTATGCGGCGTGAAATGCCCAATAAAGCAAGTAAGGCCTAGCGTGTAACATTTAATAACTCctcactttcattttttttaactattgtatgtaaagataaataaaataaaataagaagaataaaatatttaaaaaaatatgtgttataCATATAGAGAaaaatttctcaattaaatcacaagttttaaaattaagcataaatcatgctattaactaatttaaatcacaactcgaatttattcatcttaacacttttttcatataaaaccaataataatgtaataaaataaataaaatatattggttctaaaggTATAAAGTATgtaatattttagctcaatcacaCATCCCAACTAGCGTTTTGCTAATCCTTaagcaaaatagtaaaaattagttgagatgaacattgcataaagatcgaaattcaaacaaaagcaatcaaacataattatgTTCTTACAAAAGGTGATCCATGAC
This genomic interval from Carya illinoinensis cultivar Pawnee chromosome 10, C.illinoinensisPawnee_v1, whole genome shotgun sequence contains the following:
- the LOC122278656 gene encoding protein FAR1-RELATED SEQUENCE 5-like, with translation MEKRVLGNEILSCVLFSFVFRELGLFSFPRAGSLSSSSWVVVFLKLGLRLPRAGSASSSSCGSCSWLLQSVELGCILVAEPSVLPLSMGEGKEQPSTITPCSSNRYSEDIPSTCPSIPNYMHGLSSQVSAWSPGFDPIHATYPFPHNMAPTPLENTTSSTAGELVGSDSNSAGGGETDGLCGRNEDIPNAEGNKDCNAGTSHNVENDGDDMIEEPNKGMEFNTHEDLVNYYKSYAKKCGFGVMTKRTERDEDGTVRYVTLACARGGKARNRTVNVANPRPTGKTECKAKINALKCDGKLRLTTVHNIHNHGLSPKKSRFFRCNREVSDAVKRVLDTNDMAGVRMNKSFNSLVVGAGGFENLPFLEKDCRNYIDKARHLRLGAGGAGALQEYFCRMQYKNPDFFALMDLDDDGRLKNIFWADPRSRAAYQYFGDVVTFDTTYLTNRYGMPFAPFVGVNHHGQSILLGAGLISSEDTETFVWLFQTWLQCMDGIAPKAIITDQDRAMKNAIAIVFPNTRHRFCLWHILKKVPEKLSSYASYKIGMKNSLMKCVYESQSVEEFETAWAQLITMYNLHENAWLQSLYVEREHWVPAFLKDCFWAGMSTTQRSESMNAFFDGYVHAKTNLKEFVDQFDNALKKKIENENAADFHSFSVTIPCISKSPIDKNVSRFVH